From a region of the Prevotella melaninogenica genome:
- a CDS encoding M48 family metallopeptidase produces the protein MRKSIYGVCMSAFLLLGTLPMKAQFNIGKAAGGATKVLKAATLTDADMAKYVKEYVAWMDEHNHVCDAKSPYTKRLNRLTQGLTSVEGIPLNFKVYYVTDVNAFACPDGSVRVFSSLMDAMTDEELLGVIGHELGHVAHKDSKKGFRTALLTSALKDGIASTNGAAAALSESQLGSLGESLLNATYSQKQESKADGYGYEFLKKNGKNPWAMALAFERLKKLEEDAGVQKDSKWQRMFSSHPDLDKRIKTMSKRAEKDGFARPENKMPERIVHEEPVTTKQTSNAQSSNKRTVGSRPAAKKNVGKKPVGKRPVGKRPATTRRR, from the coding sequence ATGAGAAAAAGTATCTACGGCGTATGTATGAGCGCCTTCCTCCTCTTAGGAACCTTGCCAATGAAGGCTCAGTTCAATATTGGTAAAGCTGCAGGAGGTGCCACAAAAGTTCTTAAAGCAGCCACATTAACAGATGCCGACATGGCAAAATACGTAAAAGAGTATGTTGCGTGGATGGATGAGCACAACCATGTTTGTGATGCAAAAAGTCCTTACACAAAGCGTCTGAACAGACTCACCCAGGGACTGACATCGGTCGAAGGTATTCCTTTGAACTTTAAAGTATATTATGTTACTGACGTAAACGCTTTCGCTTGCCCAGATGGTAGCGTACGTGTCTTCTCTTCTTTGATGGATGCAATGACAGACGAAGAGTTATTAGGTGTTATCGGACATGAACTTGGACACGTTGCACATAAGGACTCTAAGAAAGGTTTCCGTACCGCATTGCTAACCTCTGCTTTGAAAGATGGAATCGCATCAACCAATGGAGCAGCTGCTGCACTGAGCGAGTCACAGCTTGGTAGCCTTGGAGAGTCACTCCTCAACGCCACCTACTCACAGAAGCAGGAGAGCAAGGCTGATGGCTATGGCTACGAATTCCTCAAGAAGAATGGTAAGAACCCTTGGGCTATGGCACTTGCATTCGAGCGTCTCAAGAAATTAGAAGAGGATGCTGGTGTCCAAAAAGATAGCAAGTGGCAGCGTATGTTCTCATCACACCCTGACCTCGACAAGCGTATCAAGACTATGAGTAAGCGTGCTGAGAAAGATGGTTTTGCTCGTCCAGAGAATAAGATGCCTGAAAGAATTGTACACGAAGAGCCTGTTACAACCAAGCAGACCTCTAACGCTCAGTCTTCTAATAAGAGAACAGTTGGTAGTCGCCCAGCAGCAAAGAAGAATGTTGGTAAGAAGCCTGTTGGCAAGCGTCCAGTTGGTAAGCGTCCAGCAACTACTCGCAGAAGATAA
- a CDS encoding Bax inhibitor-1/YccA family protein — protein sequence MNMNFNNFTNVTSSQERDLEMSRVFPSLMRKVYVWMAMALAITGVIAYGAGNSPALIQLLYMGRGPLLVAGLVEVGIVWYLSSRIDRLSLVAATIWFIAFAAINGLTLGWIFAAFSSAAIAKTFFITAGTFGAMALIGSTTKKDLTKMGGILFMALIGLIIAGLVNIFLKSTMFDLIVSGIGVLVFTGLTAWDAQKIKQNLRMAPDAGEGAQKVALLGSLSLYLDFINLFLYLLRFLGNNRN from the coding sequence ATGAATATGAATTTTAACAATTTCACAAACGTGACAAGTAGCCAAGAGCGCGACTTAGAAATGTCACGTGTATTTCCATCACTGATGCGTAAGGTATATGTATGGATGGCTATGGCACTTGCTATCACTGGCGTTATTGCCTATGGTGCTGGCAATTCTCCTGCCCTCATCCAACTCCTCTATATGGGACGCGGTCCGTTACTTGTGGCAGGTTTGGTTGAAGTAGGTATTGTATGGTACCTTTCTTCACGCATCGATAGACTGTCACTCGTTGCTGCAACAATATGGTTCATTGCCTTTGCTGCTATCAACGGACTGACATTAGGTTGGATCTTTGCTGCCTTCTCTTCAGCAGCCATCGCCAAGACCTTCTTTATAACAGCAGGAACTTTCGGAGCAATGGCTTTGATAGGTTCTACAACAAAGAAGGATTTAACCAAGATGGGCGGTATACTCTTTATGGCACTGATTGGTCTTATCATCGCAGGATTGGTAAACATCTTCTTAAAGAGTACAATGTTCGACTTGATCGTTAGTGGCATCGGTGTTCTTGTCTTCACGGGCCTTACAGCTTGGGATGCACAGAAGATTAAACAAAACTTGCGAATGGCACCAGATGCAGGCGAGGGAGCACAGAAGGTTGCACTTCTTGGTTCATTGAGTCTTTATCTTGACTTTATCAACCTCTTCCTTTATCTCCTCCGTTTCCTCGGAAACAACCGAAACTAA
- a CDS encoding arginine repressor — MKVKNSRLEALKMLISSMELSSQEEVLKELEKEGFKLTQATLSRDLKQLKVAKAASMNGKYVYVLPNETMYRRVTTPRKATEMMQRSGYISVNISGQLAIVKTRPGYASALAYDIDNSDSHYILGSIAGDDTIFIALREGASRGQVLEALSYVIPEIG, encoded by the coding sequence ATGAAAGTAAAAAACAGTAGACTTGAAGCATTGAAGATGTTAATTTCAAGTATGGAACTTAGTTCCCAGGAAGAAGTATTAAAGGAGTTAGAGAAAGAAGGATTCAAACTGACTCAGGCAACATTGAGTCGTGATCTCAAGCAGTTGAAAGTGGCAAAGGCTGCTTCTATGAACGGAAAGTATGTATATGTTCTGCCAAATGAGACAATGTATCGTCGTGTGACGACTCCTCGTAAAGCAACGGAGATGATGCAACGAAGTGGGTATATCTCGGTAAATATATCGGGGCAGTTGGCTATTGTTAAGACACGTCCAGGTTATGCCAGTGCGCTTGCATACGATATTGATAACTCTGATTCACATTATATATTAGGTTCAATTGCGGGCGATGACACTATCTTCATTGCACTTCGTGAGGGTGCTTCACGTGGTCAAGTGTTGGAGGCATTGTCGTATGTAATTCCTGAGATTGGATAG
- a CDS encoding helix-turn-helix domain-containing protein — MEEAIKLIGERLKGLRESLDISVEEMAETCGVTDEKYLKMEAGESDLSVSRLYKLSQKYGIALDALMFGEEPHMCSYFLTRRGKGMSVERKYAYKYQSLASGFSGRRADPFLVTVEPKPEDAPVNMDIHPGQEFNMVWEGRMDLRLGDKRFVLEPGDCIYFDANQPHCMRALDNVPMRFLAIIF, encoded by the coding sequence ATGGAAGAAGCGATAAAGTTAATAGGCGAAAGATTAAAAGGCTTACGTGAGTCTTTGGATATCTCAGTAGAAGAAATGGCAGAAACCTGTGGTGTCACTGATGAGAAATATCTAAAGATGGAAGCGGGAGAGAGCGACTTGTCGGTTAGTAGACTGTATAAGTTGTCTCAAAAGTATGGTATTGCGTTGGATGCTTTGATGTTTGGTGAGGAGCCACACATGTGTTCTTATTTCCTTACACGTAGGGGGAAGGGTATGAGCGTAGAGCGTAAGTATGCCTATAAATATCAGAGTTTAGCAAGCGGATTCAGTGGTCGTAGGGCGGATCCCTTCCTTGTAACGGTAGAGCCAAAGCCTGAAGATGCCCCTGTAAATATGGATATACACCCTGGACAAGAGTTTAATATGGTTTGGGAAGGGCGTATGGATCTTAGGTTAGGGGATAAACGATTTGTTTTAGAACCAGGCGATTGCATTTATTTCGATGCTAATCAACCTCATTGTATGCGTGCTTTGGATAACGTACCAATGCGCTTCTTGGCTATTATATTTTAG
- a CDS encoding AMP-binding protein, with product MIERYLTQTHFTSEEDFRDNLHFVVPETFNFAYDVMDEWAKVAPDKLALLWTSERGEELRATYAEFKEQTDQAAAYFLSLGIRRGDKVMLILKRHYQWWISMMALCKIGAVAIPATHMLTASDIVYRNQCASVKAIVCVNDEYVTTQVREAMSESPTVEVLVAVNALAQKDCPVAEGFHDWFAEWEKAPAFVRPEEVNVNEDTMLMYFTSGTSGEPKMVAHDHLYALGHLVTGVFWHNLDEDSIHLTVADTGWGKAVWGKLYGQWFAGATVFVYDHEKFSAEKIMRMMEKYRITSFCAPPTIYRFMLQEDFSQYDLSALKYCTTAGEALEPVVFQKFYDLVGIKMMEGFGQTETTMTLGTFPWIKPKPGSMGKPNPQYDIKLLKSDGSSCEDGEKGEICIDTSAGKAIGLFKGYYRDPELTEKVWHDNLYHTGDLAWRDEEGYYWFVGRADDVIKSSGYRIGPFEVESALMTHPAVVECAVTGVPDEIRGMVVKATVVLANDWKGKADDALVKELQNHVKHVTAPYKYPRIIEFVDALPKTISGKIRRVEIRERDKQ from the coding sequence ATGATAGAAAGATATTTAACACAAACACATTTTACTTCAGAGGAAGATTTTCGTGACAACCTACATTTCGTAGTTCCTGAAACGTTTAACTTTGCTTACGATGTTATGGATGAGTGGGCGAAGGTTGCACCAGATAAGTTAGCTTTGCTGTGGACCAGTGAACGTGGAGAGGAGTTGAGGGCAACGTATGCCGAGTTTAAAGAGCAAACCGACCAGGCAGCAGCTTACTTCCTTAGTCTTGGTATTCGACGTGGAGACAAGGTTATGCTGATATTGAAACGTCATTATCAATGGTGGATTTCGATGATGGCGCTGTGCAAGATAGGTGCTGTGGCAATTCCTGCAACCCATATGTTGACGGCAAGTGATATCGTTTATCGAAATCAGTGTGCGTCTGTAAAAGCTATAGTATGTGTCAATGATGAATATGTGACTACGCAGGTTCGAGAGGCTATGTCCGAGAGTCCGACAGTGGAAGTCCTTGTTGCTGTTAACGCTTTAGCACAGAAGGATTGTCCTGTAGCAGAGGGTTTTCACGATTGGTTTGCTGAATGGGAGAAAGCACCAGCCTTTGTGCGTCCAGAGGAAGTGAATGTAAATGAAGATACGATGTTGATGTATTTCACAAGTGGTACCAGTGGTGAACCGAAGATGGTGGCGCACGACCATCTCTATGCATTGGGACATTTGGTAACAGGTGTTTTCTGGCATAATCTTGATGAGGATAGTATTCATCTAACTGTGGCTGACACGGGATGGGGAAAGGCTGTATGGGGCAAACTTTACGGACAGTGGTTTGCGGGTGCAACGGTCTTCGTGTATGATCATGAGAAATTTTCGGCAGAGAAAATTATGCGTATGATGGAGAAATATCGTATCACTTCGTTCTGCGCACCTCCAACCATCTATCGTTTTATGTTGCAAGAAGACTTCTCGCAATATGACCTTTCTGCGCTGAAGTATTGCACTACGGCAGGAGAAGCCCTTGAACCTGTTGTATTTCAGAAGTTTTATGATCTTGTTGGGATTAAGATGATGGAGGGATTTGGACAAACGGAAACGACAATGACCTTGGGTACTTTTCCTTGGATTAAGCCTAAGCCGGGAAGCATGGGTAAACCGAATCCGCAGTATGATATTAAACTCTTGAAGTCAGATGGTTCTTCATGTGAAGATGGTGAGAAGGGAGAAATCTGCATAGATACCAGTGCCGGGAAGGCGATAGGACTCTTTAAGGGATATTATCGTGATCCTGAATTGACAGAGAAAGTTTGGCATGATAATCTTTATCATACTGGTGATTTGGCATGGCGTGATGAAGAAGGATATTATTGGTTTGTAGGTCGTGCTGATGATGTTATAAAAAGTTCGGGCTATCGTATTGGACCGTTTGAGGTGGAGAGTGCACTGATGACACATCCTGCTGTTGTCGAGTGTGCAGTAACGGGTGTGCCTGATGAGATACGTGGTATGGTCGTAAAGGCAACTGTTGTTCTTGCCAATGATTGGAAAGGTAAGGCTGATGATGCATTGGTGAAAGAATTGCAGAACCATGTGAAGCATGTGACAGCTCCCTACAAGTATCCACGTATCATAGAATTTGTTGATGCGTTACCGAAAACAATCTCTGGTAAGATTCGACGTGTGGAAATTCGTGAACGTGATAAGCAGTAG